A stretch of the Pseudomonas helvetica genome encodes the following:
- a CDS encoding aldo/keto reductase, translating to MHTRQLGKNGPEVSAIGLGCMGMTDFYTTGGDTSEALATLHRAMELGVNLLDTADMYGPHTNEALIGKAIAGKRDQVFLASKFGIVRDPSNPTARGVDGRPEYIRAAIDGTLKRLGVDTLDLYYQHRVDPEVAIEETVGAMAELVQAGKVRYLGLSEASAITLERAHKVHPISALQSEYSLWSRDQEHNDCLATCQRLGIAFVPYSPLGRGFLTGALKSPDDFAADDYRRFSPRFQGENFNRNLQLVQQVQTLAAEKGVTAGQLALAWVLAQGDYLIPIPGTKQRKYLEENVAALDVVLSPEDLSALEAIFPDDAVLGARYPQAVMQMLDR from the coding sequence ATGCACACTCGTCAATTGGGCAAAAACGGCCCTGAGGTTTCTGCGATCGGTCTGGGCTGCATGGGCATGACCGACTTCTACACCACGGGCGGCGATACGTCCGAGGCATTGGCAACATTGCATCGTGCCATGGAGTTGGGCGTCAATTTACTCGACACCGCCGACATGTATGGCCCGCACACCAACGAAGCGCTGATTGGCAAAGCGATTGCAGGCAAGCGCGACCAGGTGTTCCTGGCCAGTAAATTCGGCATCGTGCGTGATCCGTCCAACCCCACTGCACGTGGAGTCGACGGCCGACCGGAGTACATCCGTGCTGCCATCGACGGCACGCTGAAACGTCTGGGCGTAGACACTCTGGACTTGTACTACCAGCATCGCGTCGATCCGGAGGTGGCCATCGAAGAGACCGTGGGCGCCATGGCCGAACTGGTCCAGGCCGGTAAAGTGCGCTACCTCGGCTTGAGCGAAGCCTCGGCGATAACCCTTGAACGAGCGCATAAGGTTCACCCGATCAGCGCGCTGCAAAGTGAATACTCGCTGTGGAGCCGCGATCAGGAGCACAACGATTGCCTGGCCACCTGTCAGCGCCTGGGGATTGCCTTTGTGCCGTACAGCCCGCTCGGCCGAGGCTTTCTGACCGGCGCCCTGAAAAGTCCCGACGATTTTGCAGCGGACGATTACCGGCGCTTCAGCCCGCGCTTTCAGGGCGAAAACTTCAACAGGAATTTGCAGTTGGTCCAACAGGTGCAAACGCTGGCAGCAGAAAAAGGTGTGACCGCAGGGCAACTGGCGTTGGCCTGGGTACTGGCGCAAGGCGATTACCTGATCCCCATTCCGGGTACCAAGCAACGCAAGTATCTGGAGGAGAATGTCGCCGCGCTGGACGTTGTATTAAGCCCGGAAGACTTGTCGGCGCTGGAGGCGATTTTTCCGGATGACGCGGTGCTCGGGGCGCGTTACCCGCAAGCCGTCATGCAGATGCTCGATCGATAA